Proteins encoded by one window of Sus scrofa isolate TJ Tabasco breed Duroc chromosome 12, Sscrofa11.1, whole genome shotgun sequence:
- the SCIMP gene encoding SLP adapter and CSK-interacting membrane protein, with product MAMDWWRDNFWLILAVAIIFVSAGLGIILFCVCRRLLRQGNKWAVAKPLKQQQRDEEKTYENVTDQFSVQLPPLPPRGMLSPEKTSPQETPSLPPAAYSSVNKVRNKKIVAVPSYVEPENDYDDVDVPARMENHHLETAISSFWQAEEGSHNLF from the exons ATGGCAATGGATTGGTGGAGGGACAATTTTTGGCTCATCTTGGCTGTGGCCATCATCTTTGTCTCCGCGGGCTTGGGCATCATCCTGTTCTGTGTCTGTAGGCGTCTGCTTAGACAAG GCAACAAATGGGCAGTTGCCAAGCCCTTGAAGCAACAGCAGAGGGATGAAGAAAAGACATATGA gaaTGTTACCGACCAGTTCTCAGTTCAGTTACCCCCTCTGCCACCCAGGGGTATGCTTTCTCCAGAAAAAACCT CCCCACAGGAAACCCCAAGTCTACCACCAGCCGCCTACTCATCGGTAAATAAAGTTCGAAATAAGAAGATAGTTGCCGTCCCAAGCTACGTGGAGCCTGAGAATGACTATGATGACGTCGATGTCCCTGCCAGGATGGAAAATCATCATCTTGAAAcagccatttcttctttttggcaaGCGGAAGAGGGTTCCCACAACTTGTTTTAA